A stretch of Sandaracinaceae bacterium DNA encodes these proteins:
- a CDS encoding DUF58 domain-containing protein yields the protein MIPKEIIKKLRKIEIRTSRLANEQLAGGYHSVFKGRGMAFSEVRQYQPGDDVRFIDWNVSARMNETYVKVFTEEREMTVMLLVDLSGSERFGSVARPKVETVAEVAALLAFSAIKNNDRVGLVLFTDRVEKTIPPKKGKSHVMRVVTEILNARPTGEGTDLSVALDHLGHVARRRAVAFLVSDFIAEQYEKPLRIASARHDLIPIQVVDPREEELPDVGLALFEDLESGDVIEVDTGDPRVRKAYQRRVARHRQKREEMFRRLSVDHITVQTDRDYVRPLTDLFRRRARRMKGYG from the coding sequence ATGATCCCCAAAGAGATCATCAAGAAGCTCCGGAAGATCGAGATCCGGACCAGCCGGCTGGCCAACGAACAGCTCGCGGGCGGGTACCACTCCGTCTTCAAGGGCCGGGGCATGGCGTTCAGCGAGGTGCGGCAGTACCAGCCGGGCGACGACGTGCGCTTCATCGACTGGAACGTCAGCGCGCGCATGAACGAGACCTACGTGAAGGTCTTCACCGAAGAGCGCGAGATGACGGTGATGCTGCTCGTCGATCTGAGCGGCTCGGAGCGCTTCGGCTCGGTGGCCCGGCCCAAGGTCGAGACGGTGGCGGAGGTGGCGGCGCTGCTCGCCTTCAGCGCGATCAAGAACAACGATCGCGTGGGGCTGGTGCTCTTCACCGACAGGGTCGAGAAGACGATCCCGCCGAAGAAGGGCAAGAGCCACGTGATGCGCGTGGTGACGGAGATCCTCAACGCCCGGCCCACCGGCGAGGGCACGGACCTGTCGGTGGCGCTCGACCACCTGGGCCACGTCGCGCGCCGCCGCGCGGTGGCGTTCCTGGTGAGCGACTTCATCGCCGAGCAGTACGAGAAGCCGCTCCGCATCGCGTCCGCGCGCCACGATCTGATCCCGATCCAGGTCGTCGACCCGCGCGAAGAGGAGCTGCCCGACGTGGGGCTCGCGCTCTTCGAGGACCTCGAGAGCGGCGACGTGATCGAGGTCGACACCGGCGACCCGCGCGTCCGCAAGGCCTACCAGCGCCGGGTGGCGCGCCACCGTCAGAAGCGGGAAGAGATGTTCCGTCGGCTCAGCGTCGACCACATCACGGTGCAGACGGATCGCGACTACGTGCGGCCGCTGACGGATCTCTTCCGCCGGCGGGCGAGAAGGATGAAGGGATACGGGTGA